A genomic window from Vitis riparia cultivar Riparia Gloire de Montpellier isolate 1030 chromosome 16, EGFV_Vit.rip_1.0, whole genome shotgun sequence includes:
- the LOC117933531 gene encoding NDR1/HIN1-like protein 26, producing the protein MSKVDSKSPKHCADKGLNIDKFYKKLYWSGFSFLFSVLSLILLVWLILHPTKPEFSLKEADIYQLNLSGPHLLNSSIQLTLLSKNPNTKVGIYYDMVQVYASYKGQQITVDTSLPPFYQGHEESNLLTASLVGTALPVAPSFGYEVGRDQTAGKLVLSLKLDGRVRWKVGTWVSGRYRLNVNCVAVMAFGPSIPSGPLSSKEGTQCSTTV; encoded by the coding sequence ATGTCTAAAGTCGATTCAAAATCTCCCAAACACTGTGCCGACAAAGGATTGAACATTGACAAATTCTACAAGAAGCTATATTGGTCTGGCTTTTCCTTTCTGTTCTCTGTTCTCTCACTCATCTTACTTGTCTGGCTTATCCTACATCCCACTAAGCCTGAGTTCAGCCTCAAAGAAGCCGATATCTATCAGCTCAACCTCTCAGGGCCTCATCTTCTCAACTCCTCTATCCAACTTACACTCCTCTCCAAGAATCCAAATACGAAGGTTGGCATTTACTATGACATGGTACAAGTTTATGCCTCTTACAAGGGCCAACAGATAACTGTTGACACCTCTCTTCCTCCCTTCTATCAAGGTCATGAAGAAAGCAATCTCTTGACGGCGTCCTTGGTTGGAACTGCCCTACCGGTGGCTCCATCTTTTGGTTATGAAGTTGGACGTGATCAGACGGCAGGAAAACTTGTTCTGAGTTTAAAGCTCGATGGCCGGGTTCGATGGAAGGTGGGGACTTGGGTTTCTGGCCGATACCGACTTAACGTTAATTGTGTTGCTGTGATGGCATTTGGACCCTCCATCCCATCTGGTCCACTGAGTTCAAAAGAAGGAACTCAGTGCTCTACTACTGTTTGA
- the LOC117934127 gene encoding uncharacterized protein LOC117934127 has product MSPPPPPPPPPKPPQQAPISNCHSNLCKHLPKPTSLPDLFFTALSLLFLFPSSPKPQTLFSKISSLSFPQNPRRFLKTPTMISPSNPKPITQFSSPQSLTDWLKHRLPSDSFASWGVKPGTKNVHNLWLELSEGETSLADSIPPIRTVRVVTVRIISEDNRILLESHQELSDGTIRERCRPLSEKMKPGETLECAVHRAVKEELGSIIQGNGNVRIVPGSYEQKVEERVSASYPGLPACYVLHSVNAWVDGLPDGEFCTEEEEYRDWNGMGIAEMAVSVKRHYWKWVDFDSV; this is encoded by the coding sequence ATGTCTCCACCGCCCCCGCCTCCCCCTCCGCCGAAGCCACCGCAGCAGGCGCCGATCAGCAACTGCCACAGCAACCTCTGTAAGCACCTGCCCAAACCCACATCGCTGCCTGATCTGTTCTTCACTGCTCTCTccctcctcttcctcttcccttCCTCCCCTAAACCCCAGACCCTCTTTTCGAAGATCTCCTCCCTCTCTTTCCCTCAAAACCCTCGTCGCTTTCTCAAAACCCCCACCATGATCTCACCCTCGAATCCTAAACCCATCACCCAGTTCTCATCCCCGCAGTCTCTCACCGATTGGCTCAAGCATCGTCTCCCCTCCGACTCTTTCGCTTCTTGGGGGGTCAAGCCCGGCACCAAGAACGTCCACAATCTCTGGCTTGAGCTCTCTGAGGGCGAAACCTCGCTCGCCGATTCCATTCCTCCTATCCGTACAGTACGTGTCGTCACGGTTCGGATTATCAGCGAAGACAACCGAATTCTCCTCGAGTCGCACCAGGAATTGTCAGACGGCACAATTCGGGAACGATGCCGGCCCTTGTCGGAGAAAATGAAGCCCGGCGAGACCCTTGAATGCGCTGTTCATCGGGCGGTTAAGGAAGAGCTAGGATCGATAATTCAGGGCAATGGGAATGTGAGGATTGTGCCCGGGTCGTATGAGCAGAAGGTGGAGGAGAGGGTTTCGGCTTCCTACCCGGGTTTGCCGGCCTGTTATGTGTTGCATTCTGTGAATGCGTGGGTCGATGGATTACCTGACGGAGAATTTTGTACGGAAGAGGAAGAATATAGGGATTGGAATGGGATGGGCATTGCAGAGATGGCCGTTTCTGTGAAAAGACATTACTGGAAATGGGTTGATTTTGATTCAGTGTGA